The window AGGAAACCCTATTACGGCAAATTTACAAGGCCCGCTTATTATAAACAAAAAAAATAAAAAGGGCTTACAAGCCGTTATGAATGACGGAAAGTGGAACACAAAGCATGATATTCTTGCAGAATTAAATGCTGCGGGGAGGAAATAATGCTTATACTTTCACGAAAAACCAATCAAAAGATTTTAATCGGCGATAATATAGAGCTTACGATTATCGAAATCAGGGGCGACCAAGTTAAAATAGGCGTAAACGCTCCGCCTTCGGTTAAGGTTTTCCGCGAGGAAATTTATCAGGAAATTCAAAATGAAAACAAGGCCGCTATGGTAAAAGATACCGCTCCCATATTGCCCGATTTACATTTACCGCCGAAAAAATAGCTTTACTTATGCAAAACGGTGTGCTTAAAAACGGACTAAACGGCTTTCAGCTTAAAATTATAGCAATTTGTGCAATGGTTATAGACCATGCGGCATGGGTATTTTTACGCCCTTATACCGAAAATTTTGCTTTATATGTACTTTACGAGATTTTACGCGGTATAGGCAGGTTTACTATGCCTATAATGTGTATGCTTTTAGTGGACGGCTTTTTTTATACCCGAAGTGTAAAAAAATATTTGATAAGACTTTTTATCTTTGCCCTTATTTCTCATGTGCCTTATTATTTTTTCGACTACGGTATTTTCTCAATAGGCTCTTTTTCGATTTATAAATTTCAAACCAGTATCATATTCAATTTATTTTTATGCCTTTGCACCCTTGTTTTATTAAAAACGGAAAAAATATGTGCGGTTTTAAAATTATTCGGATTATCTCTGCTTTTTCTCAGCTCATGGTTTTGCGATTGGCGGTTTTTGCCTATTATGCTTACGGTTTTATTTTACGCTTTTTATAAAAAACGTTTTATTGCAATCGGTTTATATTTACCTGTAGTTTTAATTTGGCTTTTTATACATCATTGGGCCGGTTATTTTATGCTTCTTTTGGAAAAAGGCAATCCTTTTATATTTGCCCTTCAAAATGCCTTGCCCTCTCTTATTGAAGACTTTCCGCAAATTCTTCCGTATAAGCTGTTTTTCATAGGTCTCTTTTTTTTGATTCCGTTTTTTTGTCTTTACAACGGCAAACCGGGTAATTTTAAAAAGGGTTCCGTAAAGGCAAAAATTTCAAAGTGGTTTTTCTATGTGTTTTATCCGCTGCACCTTTTAATTCTTGCCTTTATTAAATACGGAAATCCTTTTATTTTTACGGATTAACTTTGCCTTTTATAAGCTCGATATCGTCAAAATAATTTATACGCATAGCATTTCGTACTTCGCTTAAGGTTTCCGCGGCTTTTATTCGCGCTTTTTTTGAGCCTTCTTTTAAAATCTCGTATATCTGCGGAATGTTTCTTTGAAGTTCCGCTCTTCTTGCCCTAATCGGAGAAAGCTCTTCTTGCAAAACGCTGTTTAAAAACTTTTTTATTTTAACATCTCCCAAGCCGCCCTTTTTATAATGAGCTTTAACTTCATCAAGACAGGAATAGTCTTTCCAAAATTCTTCAAAATGCTCGTTTCGGACGAAGGCGTCAAGATAGGTGAAAACGGGATTTCCCTCCACTTTTCCGGGGTCTTCTACACGCAAGTGGTTGGGGTCGGTGAACATTCCCATAACCTTTTTTTTAATTTCTTCACAGCTGTCCGAAATATAAATACAGTTGCCCAGCGATTTACTCATTTTCGCTTTTCCGTCAGTACCCGGAAGTCTTCCGCCAGCCTTATTGGAAGATAAAAGTTCTTTAGGTTCAACCAAGGTTTCTCCGTAAAGCGAATTAAAGGAGCGTACTATTTCACGAGTTTGCTCAAGCATAGGAAGCTGGTCTTCGCCTACCGGTACGGTAGTAGCCTTAAATGCAGTTATATCCGCCGCCTGACTTATAGGGTAGGTTAAAAATCCTACGGGAATTGTATTTTGAAAGCCCCTCATTTGTATTTCAGCCTTTACGGTGGGGTTACGTTCAAGGCGGGCGAGGGTTACGAGGTTCATATAATAAAAGGTCAGCTCGCAAAGTTCCGGAATGTAGTTTTGTACAAGAACGGTAGACCTTGCGGGGTCTATCCCGCAGGAAAGGTAGTCCAATGCAACTTCAATGACATTTGTCCGGATTTTTTCAAGATTATCGGTATTGTCGGTTATGGCTTGCGCATCGGCAATCATTATATAAATTTCATCGTATTTACCCGAATTTTGCAAGGCAACCCTGTTTTTTAAGGAGCCCGCATAATGCCCGATATGAAGTTTTCCGGTAGGGCGGTCGCCGGTTAAAATAATGTTTTTCATTTTGTTATTATGCACTAGAGAAAGGAAAATATCAATTACCCCGCTTTCAGAGCGGAGAATTTTCAGATTTAAATAATGTTTAACTTAAAATTTTATACCTTCGTTTCATCGGGATGTTTCCCGGGTTCGGCATTTGCAAGAAGGAGTTTTAACCTGTTAAGCTGGTTTACCTCGCTTGCTCCGGGGTCGAAATCTATTGCCGAAATATTGGCTTGGGGATAACGCCTTCGTAATTCTTTTATCATTCCCTTTCCCGTTACATGGTTGGGAAGACAGGCAAACGGTTGAATACAGGCTATGTTAGGTACACCTGAGTGTATAAGCTCTATCATTTCGGCGGTTAAAAACCAGCCTTCGCCTGTAGTATTTCCCAATTGTAAGATGCCGTCTACGGATTCCGCAAGTTTATAAATAGTGTCTTGCGGAATAAAACGTTTGCTTTTTTTTAGAGCCTCTTTTATCGGTTTTCTATAGTTTTCGATAAGCCAAATTGCAAATCTTGAAGTAAATTGTTTGGTTTTTGAATTTTCAATATATGTGCTATTATAAATTCCGCACATTGAAGAATACAAAAAGAAATCGAGTAAATCGGGAACTACACATTCAGCTCCCTCTCGCTCGATTGTTCCTACAATATCGTTGTTTGCTTCCGGATGAAATTTTACCAATATTTCGCCTACAACTCCCACACGAGGCTTTCTTATTTTTTTTAAAGGAAGGGAATCAAAGTCTTTTACTATATCGCGGATTATCTTTTTATAAACGCTCCCTTTCATATCCTTTAAAGCTTCTTTTATTAAAACCGAATATTTTTTATGAAGTTCATTTGCGGAATCGGGAACGGCTTCGTACGGACGTGTTCTATATAATACGCGCATCAGTAAATCTCCCAAACACATTGCCCTTGCCACCCTGTGAAGTACTCCTAAAGTTAATTTAAAGCCGGGATTGGTTTCAATTGATTGGGCGCTTATTCCTATTACGGGTACAAAGCCCAGTCCCGCATCTTTTAAAGCCCTTCTTATAAAGCCTATGTAATTTGTAGCACGGCAGCCGCCGCCAGTTTGTGTAATAGCCAATGCCGTAGCCGATAAATCATAACGGCCCGATTTTAAAGCTGCAATCATCTGTCCTGCAACTATTATGGCGGGATAACAGGCATCGTTATTTACGTATTTTAAACCGTACTCGATTGCAGTTTT is drawn from Treponema pedis and contains these coding sequences:
- the csrA gene encoding carbon storage regulator CsrA translates to MLILSRKTNQKILIGDNIELTIIEIRGDQVKIGVNAPPSVKVFREEIYQEIQNENKAAMVKDTAPILPDLHLPPKK
- a CDS encoding TraX family protein — encoded protein: MQNGVLKNGLNGFQLKIIAICAMVIDHAAWVFLRPYTENFALYVLYEILRGIGRFTMPIMCMLLVDGFFYTRSVKKYLIRLFIFALISHVPYYFFDYGIFSIGSFSIYKFQTSIIFNLFLCLCTLVLLKTEKICAVLKLFGLSLLFLSSWFCDWRFLPIMLTVLFYAFYKKRFIAIGLYLPVVLIWLFIHHWAGYFMLLLEKGNPFIFALQNALPSLIEDFPQILPYKLFFIGLFFLIPFFCLYNGKPGNFKKGSVKAKISKWFFYVFYPLHLLILAFIKYGNPFIFTD
- the trpS gene encoding tryptophan--tRNA ligase; its protein translation is MKNIILTGDRPTGKLHIGHYAGSLKNRVALQNSGKYDEIYIMIADAQAITDNTDNLEKIRTNVIEVALDYLSCGIDPARSTVLVQNYIPELCELTFYYMNLVTLARLERNPTVKAEIQMRGFQNTIPVGFLTYPISQAADITAFKATTVPVGEDQLPMLEQTREIVRSFNSLYGETLVEPKELLSSNKAGGRLPGTDGKAKMSKSLGNCIYISDSCEEIKKKVMGMFTDPNHLRVEDPGKVEGNPVFTYLDAFVRNEHFEEFWKDYSCLDEVKAHYKKGGLGDVKIKKFLNSVLQEELSPIRARRAELQRNIPQIYEILKEGSKKARIKAAETLSEVRNAMRINYFDDIELIKGKVNP